The Sulfitobacter sp. HNIBRBA3233 genome segment CAGGCATGGGAAATCCTCGGATCCAGAAGGGTGTACAGAAGGTCAGCCAGCAGGTTCATCGCGATCACGACGACCGCGATCATCAGGAAGGCACCCTGCGCCAGCGGGTAATCGGAGGCAGATACGGCGGCGACCAGCTCTCGGCCCAGTCCGGGCCAGGAGAACACGCTT includes the following:
- a CDS encoding ABC transporter permease subunit — its product is MFSWPGLGRELVAAVSASDYPLAQGAFLMIAVVVIAMNLLADLLYTLLDPRISHA